Proteins encoded within one genomic window of Marinobacter halotolerans:
- a CDS encoding glycosyltransferase, with protein MVTLILPSHNGASTLARTLHALTRLTRPAEGLEVIVVENASTDETINILETYTSKLPMSVLREPRQGKSFALNRGIEHAQGDLIVFTDDDIIPESNWLIAYVEAAKRHPGFVIFAGQVRHEWDAPPPGWLRHLADEGLSYAGTHVDLTEQAVSPGTVKGANLMVRRSAITQTRFAETPGVNFCGEGASTGGEDTAFAEEVAAQGEGIMFIPDACVKHIVRANQIKIGPVFSRYIRIGRNFPIEAQGGIKIFGYPSFGLRRACIQILKCLFCLVLGRQKEGAIKMVHLAMTIGGLREGRKIGRARKLNQSQNS; from the coding sequence ATGGTTACACTAATACTGCCTAGTCATAACGGAGCAAGCACCCTAGCCCGGACGCTTCATGCACTTACTCGTCTAACCCGGCCTGCCGAAGGGCTCGAGGTTATCGTGGTTGAAAATGCAAGCACAGACGAAACAATTAATATCTTGGAGACTTACACCTCTAAACTTCCTATGTCGGTGCTTCGTGAGCCTCGTCAGGGAAAATCCTTCGCGCTTAACAGAGGCATTGAGCACGCACAGGGTGATCTCATTGTGTTCACTGATGACGACATAATTCCGGAGTCAAACTGGCTCATAGCCTATGTGGAGGCTGCAAAGCGTCACCCTGGATTTGTCATATTTGCGGGCCAAGTACGTCATGAGTGGGATGCGCCACCGCCTGGCTGGCTAAGGCACCTAGCAGATGAAGGACTCTCCTATGCAGGCACACACGTTGATTTGACGGAACAGGCTGTTTCTCCTGGAACAGTGAAAGGGGCTAACTTGATGGTTCGCCGTTCAGCCATTACCCAAACACGTTTTGCGGAAACTCCCGGAGTCAATTTCTGTGGAGAGGGAGCTTCAACCGGTGGAGAAGATACGGCCTTCGCAGAGGAGGTTGCTGCGCAGGGCGAAGGCATCATGTTCATACCTGACGCCTGCGTCAAGCACATAGTTCGGGCGAATCAGATCAAAATAGGGCCAGTATTTTCAAGGTATATTCGCATTGGCCGCAACTTCCCGATAGAAGCGCAAGGAGGGATCAAAATTTTTGGTTACCCCTCCTTTGGTCTCCGTCGAGCGTGCATCCAAATCCTCAAATGCCTTTTTTGCCTGGTTCTTGGTAGACAAAAAGAGGGAGCGATTAAGATGGTTCATCTGGCCATGACTATCGGTGGCTTACGTGAGGGGCGTAAGATTGGGCGCGCGAGAAAACTTAACCAAAGTCAGAACAGCTAA
- a CDS encoding glycosyltransferase — protein MITLAFSTFNGSRTLPSMLESLTTLTPPQGGWEIIAVDNASTDNSSAIINSYKKKLPLKLLHQPKQGKNFALNLALPYCLGEIIVFTDDDILASPDLLLGYERLLTNKLDYTVFGGKIIPHWPDDKPEAIVKTIPLGPAYSLHKEDMHSGPTDPGMVWGANMAIRSDVFKKGARFNECIGPSIGSYIMGSETELNFRLAEAGHLFWFEDSIVVKHQIRPEQLSHKWLAGRAQRFGRANAFNDHKRRDRSNMPIVFGAPRWQYRALVEGWLIKILGILSGNEETMLKGLWNSNFYRGAIYENRKLSSQRVPPAEKNGGGR, from the coding sequence ATGATTACACTCGCGTTCTCAACCTTTAACGGCTCCCGAACACTACCATCAATGCTTGAGAGCCTCACTACGCTTACACCGCCCCAAGGCGGCTGGGAGATCATCGCTGTTGACAATGCCAGCACAGATAATTCGTCTGCGATCATAAATTCTTATAAAAAAAAGCTACCCTTAAAGCTTTTGCATCAACCTAAACAAGGTAAAAACTTCGCGCTAAATCTAGCTTTACCTTATTGTTTAGGAGAAATCATTGTATTCACGGACGACGACATCCTTGCATCGCCAGACTTGCTTCTTGGTTACGAACGACTATTAACAAACAAGTTGGACTACACGGTGTTTGGTGGAAAAATCATTCCACATTGGCCGGATGACAAGCCAGAAGCTATTGTAAAGACGATTCCTCTAGGACCTGCTTATTCTCTTCACAAAGAAGATATGCACTCGGGACCAACGGATCCCGGAATGGTTTGGGGTGCAAACATGGCAATACGATCGGATGTTTTTAAAAAAGGTGCTCGATTTAATGAATGCATAGGTCCAAGCATTGGCAGCTATATTATGGGAAGCGAGACCGAGTTAAACTTTCGCTTGGCGGAAGCGGGACATCTTTTTTGGTTTGAGGATTCAATCGTCGTTAAGCATCAAATAAGACCAGAACAGTTATCTCATAAATGGCTTGCGGGGCGCGCGCAGCGCTTTGGGAGAGCCAATGCATTCAACGATCATAAACGAAGGGATCGATCAAACATGCCCATAGTCTTTGGGGCTCCAAGGTGGCAGTATCGAGCACTAGTCGAGGGTTGGCTCATAAAAATACTAGGCATTTTGTCTGGAAATGAAGAGACTATGCTCAAAGGCTTATGGAATTCCAATTTTTATCGCGGGGCAATTTACGAAAATAGAAAATTATCTAGCCAGAGAGTACCACCTGCTGAAAAGAACGGTGGCGGAAGGTAG
- a CDS encoding glycosyltransferase family 2 protein codes for MKNVINFLKTLLFFPFYIRKIHVIGLELQGKINSLEEIKKQNEKNLIYINTLNSSYLSKDHGLNKLEREKNITISLTSHSYRVDRVHLTIQSLMDQELKADRISLYLDDSDFDASNLPKDLINLTDRGLKISYKKPIGPYNKLIPALKEYPNDLIVTVDDDLIYPRSFLRKLYESYIRDPNFIHCYRMHYMKFGDNGKLARYKNWDLESGIIEPGLLVFPTGVGGVLYPPNSLNDEVFNEEAFLALAPGADDIWFKAMSLLNRVQCKKVESDIMNHKNVITIRDTQEIALHHENLRNDKNDLKIENVFNAYNTWEVLKKQIQ; via the coding sequence ATGAAAAACGTTATAAATTTTCTAAAAACATTATTATTTTTTCCGTTTTATATAAGAAAAATTCACGTTATCGGTCTTGAGCTTCAAGGCAAAATAAATTCGTTAGAGGAAATAAAAAAACAGAATGAAAAAAATTTAATATATATAAATACCTTGAACTCATCTTACCTAAGTAAAGATCATGGACTCAACAAACTAGAAAGAGAAAAAAATATAACGATAAGCCTGACAAGTCATTCTTACAGAGTTGATAGAGTTCATTTAACAATTCAATCTTTAATGGATCAAGAATTGAAGGCGGACAGAATTTCCCTTTATTTAGATGATTCAGATTTTGATGCATCAAATTTACCAAAAGACTTAATAAATTTAACAGACAGAGGACTAAAAATAAGCTATAAAAAGCCCATTGGACCCTATAATAAGCTCATACCTGCTTTAAAAGAATACCCAAACGATCTTATAGTCACTGTTGACGACGACTTAATTTATCCAAGAAGCTTCCTCCGAAAACTTTATGAATCCTATATTCGGGACCCAAATTTCATACATTGTTACAGAATGCACTACATGAAATTTGGCGATAACGGAAAACTCGCGCGTTATAAAAACTGGGATTTAGAGAGTGGTATCATTGAACCTGGTCTACTGGTATTCCCAACAGGTGTCGGCGGCGTTTTATATCCCCCAAACTCTTTGAACGATGAGGTTTTTAACGAAGAAGCCTTCCTGGCGCTTGCTCCCGGTGCAGACGACATATGGTTCAAAGCAATGAGTCTCCTTAATAGAGTTCAATGCAAGAAGGTAGAATCGGATATAATGAATCATAAAAACGTTATTACAATTCGTGACACACAGGAAATCGCCCTTCATCACGAGAACCTTAGAAATGATAAAAATGATCTGAAAATCGAGAATGTTTTTAACGCTTATAATACATGGGAAGTCTTAAAAAAACAAATTCAGTAA
- the xrt gene encoding exosortase, whose translation MSVGWSRISYSIRACFPFVIILVALASLLWSTVAGVVNRWFKYDEAYSHGFLLLGVSILLVARSARRHSVTLGFYPIWLVPFAFALAAYSLGEIMRVQALSELTIVPLILGAAAILLGWNQVKQFIIPVGILFLAVPFWDYLSWTLQIMTVEVNRLLLGLFDINFRVEGIFVHLIDIGIFEVANGCSGLRYLLVGQLLALIYGELNLKRVTSRLWLYLVAVGLGLVANWIRVFVIIYVGHESNMQSNLINEHDDFGWMVFAVTLIPLFIVGRLLEKKESNGEIEANNKSLTPSPVLASSSSGNPSIAVAAIGALLFLTWIALPAAPESREVGAFKHDAVLVSEELWLPLFSRSLAGWTPIVERPDRLLERSYVSREGLSPAGDPNETLLVGLYSYDAQWAGHELVHYNNRLYSSSGFVVQDVFDITSIEGVPMSGMTIKRLGSEDFIHLAFAYYVEGSWENNELEAKLAQLPGILNRRTDASLLVVALQCVDCNAQERLATLSPKIHLRAEEYLDQLYLQKD comes from the coding sequence ATGAGCGTCGGGTGGAGTCGAATTTCTTACAGTATTAGAGCCTGTTTCCCCTTTGTTATTATCCTCGTCGCGCTGGCTTCACTGTTGTGGAGTACAGTGGCTGGTGTAGTGAATCGGTGGTTTAAATATGATGAAGCATACTCCCATGGTTTTCTACTACTTGGGGTCTCCATTTTGCTTGTGGCTCGTTCGGCTAGGCGCCATTCGGTAACGCTAGGCTTCTATCCCATATGGTTAGTGCCCTTCGCCTTTGCTTTGGCAGCATACAGTCTGGGCGAAATTATGAGGGTACAGGCACTCAGTGAGCTGACGATTGTTCCGTTGATTCTGGGTGCCGCCGCCATACTTCTTGGTTGGAACCAAGTGAAACAGTTCATTATTCCGGTAGGCATTCTTTTTCTTGCGGTACCCTTCTGGGACTATTTGTCATGGACGCTTCAAATCATGACTGTCGAAGTAAACCGACTATTACTAGGTCTTTTTGATATTAATTTTCGGGTAGAAGGTATTTTTGTTCATCTGATCGACATCGGTATTTTCGAGGTTGCAAATGGTTGTTCCGGTCTCCGCTATTTACTGGTTGGGCAGCTGCTTGCTCTAATTTATGGTGAGCTTAATCTTAAGCGTGTTACATCCAGACTCTGGCTTTACCTGGTCGCTGTCGGGCTGGGGCTCGTCGCTAACTGGATTCGTGTGTTCGTGATTATCTATGTTGGCCACGAGAGCAATATGCAAAGCAATCTTATCAATGAGCATGACGATTTCGGCTGGATGGTTTTTGCTGTCACTCTCATTCCTTTATTTATCGTCGGACGATTATTGGAAAAAAAGGAGTCGAACGGAGAAATTGAAGCCAACAATAAAAGCCTGACTCCCAGTCCCGTATTAGCTAGTTCTTCTTCGGGAAATCCTTCGATAGCGGTTGCAGCGATCGGAGCATTACTTTTCCTCACTTGGATTGCCTTGCCTGCTGCCCCAGAATCTCGCGAAGTTGGAGCGTTTAAGCACGATGCAGTGTTAGTTTCAGAGGAGCTATGGCTTCCGTTGTTTTCTCGCAGTCTTGCCGGCTGGACTCCGATTGTCGAGCGGCCGGATCGTTTGTTGGAGCGTAGTTATGTAAGTCGAGAGGGGTTAAGTCCTGCAGGCGACCCCAATGAAACTCTTTTAGTTGGGTTGTATAGTTATGATGCTCAATGGGCCGGGCATGAGCTGGTACATTACAACAACCGGCTTTACTCATCCTCGGGTTTTGTAGTTCAGGATGTTTTTGACATTACTTCTATCGAAGGGGTGCCTATGTCCGGAATGACAATCAAGCGCCTCGGCTCGGAGGACTTTATTCATCTGGCATTTGCTTATTATGTGGAGGGCAGTTGGGAAAACAATGAACTTGAAGCAAAGCTGGCGCAACTGCCTGGAATACTCAACAGGCGGACAGATGCCTCTTTGCTTGTTGTGGCGTTACAATGTGTTGATTGCAATGCACAGGAACGGCTGGCGACATTGAGCCCCAAGATTCATTTAAGGGCGGAAGAATATCTTGATCAGCTTTATCTGCAAAAGGATTAA
- a CDS encoding PEP-CTERM sorting domain-containing protein yields the protein MKKFTQALLCTAITGLSGVAQAAFIDVAPNTAPAATPSAVAADNSYTNGDGQGTFLGPQLYFAGDSVLLDHSVVSTSTGPFRLTFTYLGKEAANTNSFLYEGIERFNTGTSALGSTWSTVYSGGLGNIDFGFSSVKSGGAFAGSVSNLGSGNLAPEFNFTIFEGGEDYMILSLDDNNQIDDNHDDMLIMVKASQIPEPGTLALLGLGLVGLGVARKRKA from the coding sequence ATGAAAAAATTTACTCAGGCTCTTCTCTGCACAGCGATTACCGGCTTGTCAGGTGTTGCTCAGGCTGCGTTCATTGATGTAGCCCCAAACACCGCACCTGCGGCAACACCATCCGCAGTTGCAGCTGACAACAGCTATACGAACGGAGACGGTCAGGGCACATTTTTGGGCCCTCAGCTCTACTTCGCAGGTGACTCAGTACTGCTGGATCACTCAGTTGTATCAACTTCAACTGGCCCTTTCAGACTGACCTTTACATACCTTGGTAAAGAGGCTGCCAACACCAACTCTTTCCTTTATGAAGGTATTGAAAGGTTCAACACTGGCACATCAGCGCTTGGCTCAACTTGGAGTACCGTTTACTCAGGGGGTCTCGGTAATATTGATTTCGGATTCTCGTCCGTTAAAAGCGGCGGAGCATTTGCCGGATCAGTATCGAACCTTGGTAGCGGTAACCTAGCTCCAGAATTCAACTTCACCATCTTTGAGGGTGGAGAGGACTACATGATCCTCAGTCTGGATGACAATAATCAAATCGACGACAACCATGATGACATGCTCATAATGGTCAAAGCTTCTCAGATTCCGGAACCAGGTACGCTGGCACTTCTGGGTCTGGGCCTGGTAGGTCTTGGTGTTGCTCGTAAGCGCAAAGCCTAA
- a CDS encoding tetratricopeptide repeat protein encodes MKSFPVFKATLLSVAISMSLAGCGGNDEMSQEQIQYLSHVDQSRFFQRQGELKASTLEARSAIEMQPGRVEPYLVIINNLLTAGDARNAERQLDALMEKIDPANISQQNLNDAALVRAEANLMQGEFEDALNALDSIEDADRAQQSEAALLRGHILLASEDADDARLAYESARDLAPNTVEPLIGLSKVAFSKGNESEVAEYIQKANEIDPQNAELALWKARLAHSEKRWADAEQAYITALETIGQYDVMTYRKFETMSALIDVLRQQGKAAEAFVYEEILAKSAPGTIRSNLVAAQEAFNEGDLTTAARYLEETLAQAPSHEQAALMLGIIRYRQGRPEEAEALLEPLAALEESEQAQKLLAATRLQLRNPDGAKEVLAGLEDQNSDPETLALVGIASLVSGDKQSGEQMIERALELAPENNSLRLRYAAYLTQEGQADKAIGEIQTVIQNDPELDQARLLLLQAHAANNDLPAARKAAEAWLNQQPGNISAMIALGNVAARSGNPDQAESYFNQAAKADPNSAAPLVSLGNLALSQEQSEQAKNFFIRAIKLQPDNQQALRGLSAVTERPEITALMEDLQKEQPEAIGPRLVLLESALIEGNQSKADELTAGLLERENENEPAPAANLVATVYHGIASQMAQRDRLEDAMNILRRGRVLFPENEQIGLQAAIVAFAQDNTQNAREILSDVKQSHPESAAPFVVEARYLQQQDKHKQAADLYQLALEKQRTAELEVSYAQALTRDGQETKALESLEAARERFPNSDTLLTNLAILQQQSGDTDAAAQTYAKLVEVAPNNVVALNNLAWIYHEQNDERATELAERAYKLSPNNAAVVDTYGWILFKGGKIEESLPILEKAHELQPDSQEIAMHLAEAYQAVGRDGEAKQILQRISGQG; translated from the coding sequence ATGAAATCATTTCCAGTGTTTAAAGCCACCCTTCTGAGCGTCGCCATCTCGATGTCACTGGCCGGATGCGGTGGAAACGATGAGATGAGCCAGGAACAGATCCAGTACCTCAGCCACGTGGATCAGTCCCGCTTTTTCCAGCGCCAGGGGGAGCTGAAAGCCAGCACACTGGAAGCCCGCAGCGCTATCGAGATGCAACCCGGCCGCGTAGAACCCTACCTGGTGATAATCAACAACCTGTTGACCGCCGGCGATGCCCGTAACGCCGAGCGCCAGCTCGATGCCCTGATGGAAAAAATCGACCCGGCCAATATCAGCCAGCAGAACCTGAATGATGCAGCCCTGGTGCGTGCCGAAGCCAACCTGATGCAGGGTGAGTTTGAAGACGCGCTTAACGCCCTCGACAGTATCGAAGATGCCGACCGGGCCCAGCAGTCAGAGGCCGCCCTGTTAAGGGGGCACATCCTGCTGGCATCCGAAGATGCCGACGACGCGCGCCTGGCGTATGAATCCGCGCGCGACCTGGCGCCGAACACCGTAGAGCCTCTTATCGGGCTGTCCAAAGTTGCTTTCAGTAAAGGCAATGAAAGCGAAGTTGCGGAGTACATTCAGAAAGCCAACGAAATCGATCCCCAGAACGCCGAACTGGCACTCTGGAAAGCCCGCCTTGCCCACTCCGAAAAGCGCTGGGCCGATGCGGAACAGGCCTACATCACTGCCCTGGAAACCATTGGCCAGTACGACGTGATGACCTATCGCAAATTTGAAACCATGTCGGCGCTGATTGACGTGCTGCGCCAACAGGGTAAGGCCGCCGAGGCCTTTGTGTACGAGGAAATCCTCGCCAAGTCGGCACCGGGCACCATCCGCAGCAACCTGGTGGCCGCGCAGGAAGCATTCAACGAAGGCGACCTGACCACCGCCGCCCGCTACCTGGAAGAAACCCTGGCCCAGGCGCCCAGCCATGAACAGGCAGCGCTGATGCTGGGTATCATCCGCTACCGTCAGGGCCGGCCGGAAGAAGCCGAAGCCCTGCTGGAACCCCTGGCCGCACTGGAAGAATCCGAACAGGCCCAGAAACTGCTGGCCGCCACCCGCCTGCAGCTGCGCAACCCGGACGGCGCCAAAGAAGTCCTTGCCGGCCTTGAAGACCAGAATTCCGACCCGGAAACCCTGGCCCTGGTAGGCATCGCATCGCTGGTCAGCGGTGACAAGCAAAGCGGCGAACAGATGATCGAGCGGGCCCTGGAGCTGGCCCCCGAGAACAACAGCCTGAGGCTTCGTTACGCCGCCTATCTGACCCAGGAAGGCCAGGCCGACAAAGCCATTGGCGAAATACAGACGGTCATCCAGAACGATCCTGAGCTGGACCAGGCCAGGTTGCTGCTGCTTCAGGCCCATGCCGCCAATAACGATCTTCCCGCCGCCCGTAAGGCCGCCGAAGCCTGGTTGAATCAACAGCCCGGCAACATCAGCGCCATGATCGCGCTGGGCAATGTCGCCGCGCGATCGGGCAATCCAGACCAAGCCGAATCCTATTTCAACCAGGCCGCCAAAGCCGATCCGAACAGCGCTGCGCCGCTGGTCTCCCTGGGCAATCTGGCCCTCTCACAAGAGCAGTCCGAACAGGCAAAAAACTTCTTCATCCGGGCCATCAAACTACAGCCTGACAACCAGCAGGCACTGCGCGGCCTGAGTGCCGTGACGGAGCGCCCGGAAATTACTGCTCTGATGGAAGACCTACAGAAAGAACAGCCAGAAGCCATCGGCCCCAGGCTGGTCCTGCTGGAATCCGCGCTGATTGAAGGTAACCAGAGCAAAGCCGACGAACTGACCGCCGGCCTGCTGGAACGTGAAAACGAGAACGAACCGGCACCAGCCGCCAACCTGGTGGCCACCGTGTACCACGGCATCGCCTCACAAATGGCACAACGGGATCGCCTGGAAGACGCCATGAACATTCTCCGGCGCGGTCGCGTGCTGTTTCCGGAAAACGAACAGATTGGCCTGCAGGCCGCCATCGTCGCTTTCGCTCAGGACAACACCCAGAACGCCCGGGAGATCCTCAGCGACGTCAAGCAAAGCCACCCCGAATCCGCAGCGCCTTTCGTGGTGGAAGCCAGATACCTCCAGCAGCAGGACAAACACAAACAGGCTGCCGACCTATACCAGCTGGCACTGGAGAAACAGCGCACTGCCGAACTGGAAGTGTCCTACGCCCAGGCCCTGACCCGCGACGGGCAGGAAACCAAAGCACTGGAAAGCCTGGAGGCCGCCCGGGAGCGCTTCCCCAACTCGGACACCCTGCTGACCAACCTGGCCATCCTGCAGCAGCAGAGCGGCGACACAGACGCGGCAGCGCAGACCTACGCCAAGCTGGTGGAAGTGGCGCCCAACAACGTGGTGGCACTGAACAACCTCGCCTGGATCTACCACGAGCAGAACGATGAGCGCGCCACGGAACTGGCCGAAAGGGCCTATAAACTGAGCCCGAACAACGCGGCGGTTGTGGATACTTATGGGTGGATACTGTTCAAAGGCGGCAAGATCGAGGAAAGCCTGCCAATCCTGGAGAAGGCGCATGAGTTGCAGCCGGATTCTCAGGAGATTGCGATGCATTTGGCGGAGGCGTATCAGGCTGTTGGCCGTGATGGCGAAGCAAAGCAAATCCTTCAGAGGATTAGCGGCCAGGGCTGA
- the prsR gene encoding PEP-CTERM-box response regulator transcription factor, protein MSRRLLIVEDDPGLQSQMRWCFSDDLDVAVAADREAALTALRRLEPEVITLDLGLPPDPGGATEGFKLLEDILRLAPMAKVIVVTGREEKENAVKAIGMGASDFYQKPLDADILTFVVNRAFRLAELERDNRELSTHRNGTSIKGIVAASSQMLNICRTLEKVAPTDVTTLITGETGTGKELLARGLHDLSHRSDQPFAAINCAAIPENLLESELFGFEKGSFTGATASKKGKIESANGGTLFLDEIGDMPMALQAKLLRFLQERVVDRVGSVKPIPVDVRVVCATHRNVQDLIDRGEFREDLYYRISEITLDVPALRDRDGDCLVIAQSLLKSLGKQMDRPNLAFSEDAIAAINAHPWPGNVREMINKVKRATIMADGKRVTAADLELSCGVDEPEDQLNLRQVRERAERAAIVQALQCSHFNMAQASRMLGITRPTLYNLTDKYRIETSSEQSGTLQQDPR, encoded by the coding sequence GTGAGTAGACGACTCTTAATAGTTGAAGACGACCCAGGGCTTCAGAGCCAGATGCGCTGGTGCTTCAGTGACGATCTCGACGTGGCCGTGGCCGCCGACCGGGAAGCGGCGCTGACCGCGCTCCGACGCCTGGAACCGGAAGTCATCACCCTGGACCTTGGCCTGCCGCCGGATCCGGGCGGCGCTACCGAAGGCTTCAAGCTGCTGGAAGACATCCTTCGCCTGGCCCCCATGGCCAAAGTCATCGTGGTCACCGGCCGGGAAGAAAAAGAAAACGCCGTCAAAGCCATCGGCATGGGCGCCAGCGACTTCTACCAGAAACCCCTGGACGCCGACATCCTCACCTTTGTGGTCAACCGGGCCTTCCGCCTGGCAGAACTTGAAAGGGACAACCGGGAACTGTCTACCCATCGCAATGGCACCAGCATCAAAGGCATCGTTGCGGCCAGTTCCCAGATGCTCAACATCTGCCGCACCCTGGAAAAAGTCGCCCCCACGGATGTCACCACCCTGATCACCGGTGAAACCGGCACTGGCAAGGAACTGCTGGCCCGGGGCCTTCATGACCTCAGCCATCGCTCAGACCAGCCCTTTGCCGCCATCAACTGTGCAGCAATCCCGGAAAACCTGCTGGAAAGCGAACTGTTCGGGTTCGAGAAAGGCTCCTTCACCGGCGCCACTGCCAGCAAGAAAGGCAAAATCGAAAGCGCCAATGGCGGCACCCTTTTCCTGGATGAGATCGGCGATATGCCCATGGCACTGCAGGCCAAGCTGCTGCGCTTCCTGCAGGAACGGGTGGTAGACCGGGTGGGCTCGGTAAAACCCATACCAGTCGACGTGCGCGTGGTGTGCGCCACCCACCGTAACGTGCAGGATCTGATCGACAGGGGCGAGTTCCGCGAAGACCTGTATTACCGGATCAGCGAAATAACCCTGGACGTCCCGGCACTGCGGGACCGTGACGGCGATTGCCTGGTGATCGCCCAGTCCCTGCTCAAATCCCTGGGCAAACAGATGGACCGCCCCAACCTGGCCTTCTCTGAAGACGCCATTGCGGCCATCAACGCCCACCCCTGGCCGGGCAACGTCCGCGAAATGATCAACAAGGTGAAGCGCGCGACCATCATGGCCGACGGCAAGCGCGTGACAGCTGCTGACCTGGAACTCAGTTGTGGCGTCGACGAACCTGAAGACCAGCTGAACCTGCGTCAGGTACGGGAACGAGCCGAACGCGCCGCCATTGTTCAGGCATTGCAGTGCAGTCACTTCAATATGGCACAGGCATCACGGATGCTGGGAATAACCCGGCCAACACTCTACAACCTGACAGACAAATACCGGATCGAAACATCTTCAGAGCAGTCAGGGACATTACAACAAGACCCGCGGTAA